In the genome of Ignisphaera cupida, one region contains:
- a CDS encoding class I SAM-dependent methyltransferase, with amino-acid sequence MSTVPWIPSPKTPIEYLKYALGASSNDVVLDLGCGDGRVLLEFAKAGAKTICIEINRVLCNVSELVFGLHGLKDRLIVICSDFFSVDLSELRPRPTIVYAYLYPSTLELLSEKLEKELDLCTIIATLDFPIRNWSPVFVKSLVDENGHHRTIWIYINGFSNPKARLITEEKISLVEQTNYCPDTCKRKLFL; translated from the coding sequence ATGTCTACAGTGCCATGGATTCCATCACCCAAAACTCCAATAGAGTATTTGAAATATGCTTTAGGTGCAAGCAGTAATGATGTTGTTTTAGATCTTGGATGTGGAGATGGGCGAGTGCTTTTGGAGTTTGCTAAAGCAGGTGCTAAAACAATTTGCATAGAAATTAACAGAGTTCTATGTAATGTTAGTGAACTTGTGTTTGGATTGCATGGACTAAAAGATAGGCTTATTGTTATATGCAGTGATTTCTTTAGTGTAGATTTATCTGAATTAAGACCTAGGCCAACAATTGTATATGCATATCTATATCCATCTACTTTAGAACTGTTATCAGAAAAACTTGAGAAGGAGCTAGATCTCTGCACCATTATAGCAACACTTGATTTTCCTATAAGAAATTGGAGCCCAGTATTTGTGAAAAGTCTTGTTGACGAAAATGGGCATCACAGAACAATCTGGATTTACATAAATGGTTTTTCAAATCCTAAAGCAAGGCTCATTACAGAAGAAAAGATTAGTTTAGTAGAGCAAACAAATTACTGTCCCGATACTTGTAAGAGAAAATTGTTTCTATAG
- a CDS encoding DUF5622 domain-containing protein produces MGLKHKKYVYVKRNDGVYVKVRVLKSREESESRYIVVGPKVNKPPYTATIISENQLPEPIRIKLYEI; encoded by the coding sequence ATGGGTTTGAAGCATAAAAAGTATGTTTATGTAAAAAGAAATGATGGTGTCTATGTAAAGGTGAGGGTGCTGAAGAGCAGGGAGGAAAGCGAATCTAGATACATTGTTGTTGGGCCCAAGGTTAATAAGCCACCTTATACAGCAACTATTATTAGCGAAAATCAGTTGCCAGAACCTATAAGGATTAAGCTTTATGAGATTTAA